From one Silurus meridionalis isolate SWU-2019-XX chromosome 23, ASM1480568v1, whole genome shotgun sequence genomic stretch:
- the si:dkeyp-114g9.1 gene encoding uncharacterized protein si:dkeyp-114g9.1, with amino-acid sequence MAYHDTTQESELLEHFSCLSVNEEESFTTDDPLDSCINPGLLFLSDEVLIVILSHLEPVSLLRLGSTCCRLFRVCSCDSLWTRHFQDSFGVGLPNITTAGYTAKTAFRLVFMWRALFRNVHCNRSLQEKLFAEVPFPPHAYWTQWLVMEERVPLPAAQLSCADLEKLWGTPRDLFTEKLQEQPVGDEMLRLEWRELYNLAVTHHGSTSMLFHYVLKQHQSSDHSELASMYRQYTQCRFQWLFTYWLFRQPTPLNRQLRAIYLQWRKHSKKKVSTWGETVCDVRYLASLHPITSDYWRGKLARGDENIGIHTVGNYFSMCKSLVAWILGRDWGRLKRRKVYEDTLDGVYLLLKREMQERLVDHERFWQVAKMQMTRVCTLEETAVNYVNWKMIETLPYYKLYLVSGNGVYLQHVQGFLRRKRMLHDWIYLEDNTWLRELLPDELFTLLEFDTKLTQGSLHGASASAQLSRLIWLYLHSGDQLYMDGVKQTVLQYVHARLAISASVLSADPWQPVLRPISP; translated from the exons ATGGCCTATCACGATACGACCCAGGAGAGCGAGCTTCTGGAGCATTTCTCCTGTTTATCCGTTAACGAGGAGGAAAGTTTCACCACAGACGATCCCCTTGACTCGTGTATAAACCcgggtttgttgtttttaagtgACGAGGtgcttattgttattttaagtCACCTGGAGCCGGTGTCTTTACTCAGACTCGGCAGCACCTGCTGCAGGTTGTTCCGGGTTTGTTCCTGTGACTCTCTGTGGACTCGACACTTCCAG GACTCGTTCGGGGTAGGCCTGCCGAACATCACCACCGCCGGTTACACTGCCAAAACCGCCTTCCGCTTAGTGTTCATGTGGAGGGCGCTTTTCCGAAACGTCCACTGCAACCGGTCCCTTCAGGAGAAGCTGTTTGCCGAAGTGCCATTCCCTCCGCATGCCTACTGGACTCAGTGGCTCGTAATGGAGGAGCGAGTGCCTTTACCTGCCGCTCAGCTCTCATGTGCTGATCTGGAGAAGCTGTGGGGGACGCCGCGAGACCTGTTCACAGAGAAACTTCAAG agCAACCAGTAGGTGATGAGATGCTCAGGTTGGAATGGCGGGAGCTGTATAACCTCGCTGTCACTCACCATGGCAGCACGTCCATGCTTTTTCACTATGTACTTAAGCAGCACCAAAGCAGTG ACCATTCTGAACTGGCGTCGATGTACCGCCAGTACACCCAGTGCAGGTTCCAGTGGCTCTTTACCTACTGGCTCTTTCGCCAGCCAACTCCATTAAACCGCCAGCTCCGAGCCATTTACCTGCAGTGGAGGAAACACAGCAAGAAGAAGGTTTCCACATGGGGGGAAACGGTGTGTGATGTGAGATACTTGGCCTCACTTCATCCCATCACCAGTGACTACTGGAGGGGCAAACTGGCTCGGGGAGATGAGAACATCG GGATTCATACAGTCGGAAACTACTTCTCCATGTGCAAGTCACTAGTGGCCTGGATCCTGGGCCGTGACTGGGGCAGACTGAAACGCAGAAAG GTTTACGAGGACACTCTGGATGGTGTGTACCTGCTGCTGAAGAGAGAGATGCAGGAGAGGCTGGTGGATCACGAAAGGTTCTGGCAGGTGGCCAAAATGCAGATGACCAGAGTATGCACTCTGGAGGAGACTGCTGTGAACTACGTCAACTGGAAGATGATCGAAACGCTACCTTATTACAA GCTGTACTTGGTATCTGGGAATGGCGTGTACCTGCAGCACGTTCAGGGATTCCTACGCAGGAAGAGGATGCTTCATGACTGGATCTACCTGGAGGACAACACCTGGCTCCGAGAGCTGCTCCCCGACGAGCTCTTCACACTGCTGGAGTTTGACACCAAGCTCACTCAGG GAAGTTTGCACGGTGCCTCTGCGAGCGCTCAGCTCAGTCGGCTCATCTGGCTGTACCTGCACTCAGGTGACCAGCTCTACATGGACGGAGTGAAACAGACGGTGCTGCAGTACGTTCACGCACGACTGGCCATCAGCGCCAGCGTCCTCTCAGCAGACCCCTGGCAGCCCGTCCTCAGACCCATCTCTCCATGA